The region GCACGGTCGAGCTCCGCAGCCGCGCCGCTGAGTTTGCCCGACTCGTTGATGGCTACCACTACGCAACCGGTTTTAATCGTTTCCAGTGTGCCGTGCTTGACGTTGAACTCCATGGTGCTCCTCAAGACAAATCGTGTGGTTTGACTGATAATGCAGCCCTTCACCAGCCCGAGATCCGGCTGGACGTGTGTTGCAACCAGCTGTGCTTTCCCTGCATTCTGGCCTATTCCCGTGTGCCCATAAAGCCCTGGAACCAAGGAAGTTACTGTGATTGTCTTTCGTTATTTAAGCCGTGAGGTCCTGATGACGCTCACCGCGGTCAGCGGCGTGCTGTTGCTGATCATCATGAGCGGGCGTTTCATCAAATATCTTGCCCAGGCCGCGGCCGGGCAGCTGGACCCCGGTGTTCTCTTCGTCATCATGGCCTACCGGCTGCCCGGGTTCATGGTGCTTATCGTGCCGCTTGGCATGTTTCTCGGCATTCTGCTGGCCTATGGGCGATTACATCTCGAGAGTGAGATGACGGTTCTCTCTGCAACCGGCATCAGCGACCGCAAGATTCTTGGTTATACCCAGGGCCCGGCGCTGCTGGTGGCGCTGCTAGTCGCCCTGCTCAGCCTCTGGATTGCACCGGCGGGCGTGGTCAAGACGCAGCAGCTGTTCAATGAACAGGACGCCATGACCGAATTCGATACCCTGGCCGCAGGGCGCTTCCAATCCGTGGGTAAGGATGCGCAGCGCGTGACCTATGCCGGTGGCCTGTCGGACGACCGCACCGAGTTACAACAGGTGTTCATTGCCGAAAGGTCTGGCACGAGCACCGACAGCAATATCGGCGTGCTGATTGCCGAGGGGGGGCGCCAGCAGATGAACCCGGACGGCAGCCGTTATCTGGTGCTCAACAACGGCTACCGCTATGACGGCACGCCGGGGCAGGCGGATTTCCGTCGGATCGAGTACGAGACCTACGGCGTACTGCTGCCCAAGCCGGAGGTGGTGACCGAAATCACTGACCGTGAGGCAATCCCCACCCGGGAGCTGATCGGCGACCCGGACCTGCGTACCCGCGCCGAGCTGCAATGGCGCATAGCCTTGCCGCTTCTGGTACCTATCGTGGCCTTCTTCGCCGTGCCGCTGGCGCGGGTCAATCCGCGCCAGGGACGCTTCCTCAAATTATTGCCTGCGGTGCTGTTGTACATGTCCTATCTGGCGCTGTTGATCAGTGCGCGGGGCTGGATGGAATCGGGCCGTATTCCTCCCGCTCTGGGGCTCTGGTGGGTGCATCTATTGTTCCTGGCAGTTGGCGTGGGGCTGAATTACCGCTCGCTGTTTGCTCGCAGTACCCCAAGGAGGCGCAACTATGCGGCGGCTTGATCGCTATATCGGCAACTCGGTGCTGTCGAGTGTGCTGCTGGTGTCGCTGATTGTGCTCGGCCTGGATCTGCTGTTCGCTTATATCGGTGAGCTGGAGGACCTTGAGGGCGGTTACGGCGCCGTACAAGCGCTGGGCTACGTTGTGTTGACTTTGCCGCGCCGGCTGTATGACCTGCTCCCTGTTGCGGTACTGGTTGGTTGTCTGGTCGGGCTGGGTACGCTGGCGAGCAATTCCGAGCTGACTGTCATGCGCGCTGCAGGGGTTTCCGTTGCGCGCATCATCGGTGCGGTAATGAAGCCTCTGGTGGTGGTGATGCTGGGCG is a window of Pseudomonas sp. gcc21 DNA encoding:
- the lptF gene encoding LPS export ABC transporter permease LptF, whose amino-acid sequence is MIVFRYLSREVLMTLTAVSGVLLLIIMSGRFIKYLAQAAAGQLDPGVLFVIMAYRLPGFMVLIVPLGMFLGILLAYGRLHLESEMTVLSATGISDRKILGYTQGPALLVALLVALLSLWIAPAGVVKTQQLFNEQDAMTEFDTLAAGRFQSVGKDAQRVTYAGGLSDDRTELQQVFIAERSGTSTDSNIGVLIAEGGRQQMNPDGSRYLVLNNGYRYDGTPGQADFRRIEYETYGVLLPKPEVVTEITDREAIPTRELIGDPDLRTRAELQWRIALPLLVPIVAFFAVPLARVNPRQGRFLKLLPAVLLYMSYLALLISARGWMESGRIPPALGLWWVHLLFLAVGVGLNYRSLFARSTPRRRNYAAA